One window from the genome of Acinetobacter lanii encodes:
- a CDS encoding 2'-5' RNA ligase family protein: protein MFLKPDTLVIPTQAHDYPEWHRGRQHYALWYLELHDPALFSYLNDLRHQCSDLLFQPNTRQFHITLFICGFYTEQTPIFDDDFSQRQFKNQIQHLDTHKLTQFKLKTGRINSFDSALFVEVEDSEQMLSQIRSIFSADTQEIAPLSYCPHITLGLYQHEMLSQRIFERIEAMPQQQFEFEVHQLTFGIYQAQQLQGPLTELYHYPLRSL from the coding sequence GTGTTTTTAAAACCTGACACCTTGGTGATTCCCACGCAAGCGCATGATTATCCGGAGTGGCATCGTGGTCGTCAGCACTATGCACTGTGGTATTTAGAGCTGCATGATCCAGCGCTGTTCAGCTATTTGAATGATTTGCGCCACCAGTGTTCAGACCTTTTGTTTCAGCCCAACACACGTCAGTTTCATATTACGCTGTTCATTTGCGGATTTTATACAGAACAAACCCCAATCTTTGATGATGATTTCTCTCAGCGTCAGTTCAAGAACCAGATTCAACACCTAGACACGCATAAACTGACTCAATTTAAGCTAAAAACCGGTCGAATTAACAGTTTTGACAGTGCGCTATTTGTAGAAGTAGAAGATTCAGAACAGATGCTCAGTCAGATTCGATCGATTTTCTCAGCGGATACGCAAGAAATCGCACCGCTGAGTTATTGTCCGCATATTACGCTCGGTTTGTATCAGCATGAGATGCTGAGTCAGCGTATTTTTGAGCGAATTGAGGCGATGCCACAACAACAGTTTGAATTTGAGGTACACCAGCTCACCTTTGGCATTTATCAAGCGCAACAGTTACAAGGTCCTTTGACTGAACTTTATCACTATCCATTGAGGTCATTATGA
- a CDS encoding MFS transporter: MTRNQHIFSLASLVNGISFSMILPLLAPIIRQLKLSELQGGAMVSAGALWMAIAALYISKHPAKYSVYQLLMLGFVGMTLTWTLFSGVLLYSLNSTLGIMSVFLGLLVARASTGVFMAMPQIALQSYVMTAFNAEHTRSQAMAKFGALNSLGIVIGPFLTTVFLIGGLQTPLWIAVSLLAVVTILIVFCYEHQDQTQDLTLVSSEPSTGVIPQDQLSPIKDAVPQTDHPNIANAKASIRKMLFWLSLGFYLYVAIVTLNLTAGFYLQDHFQISIQDSAMYFSQCSLIVGISMVCMQVLIARYLTWSLYRLLGVGILAMAMGLIISISTDQLRIFQSCYLFYGIAVACLMPAFSTGAAAQAPQHMQTQVASWCTATQALSFVIGPLISTGLYQWHSTLPYGLLIIGLIALTAYAWREKYLATQRNIHPHSLNETSVDHHAVHENSR; encoded by the coding sequence ATGACGCGCAATCAACATATTTTTAGCCTCGCCAGTTTGGTCAATGGCATCAGCTTTTCCATGATTTTACCTTTACTGGCACCGATTATTCGGCAGTTAAAGTTGTCTGAATTACAAGGTGGGGCAATGGTCTCAGCAGGTGCACTATGGATGGCGATTGCAGCGCTATATATTTCAAAACATCCTGCCAAATACAGTGTTTATCAACTGCTTATGCTTGGCTTTGTGGGAATGACACTGACTTGGACACTGTTTTCAGGGGTACTACTATATAGCCTCAATAGCACACTTGGCATCATGAGTGTTTTCCTAGGGTTGCTCGTGGCGCGCGCCAGTACTGGCGTTTTTATGGCCATGCCACAAATCGCCTTACAAAGCTATGTGATGACTGCTTTCAATGCAGAGCACACCCGAAGCCAAGCCATGGCAAAATTCGGTGCTCTAAATAGTCTAGGCATCGTTATAGGGCCTTTTCTGACCACAGTTTTTTTGATTGGAGGTTTGCAAACCCCACTCTGGATTGCGGTTTCACTGCTGGCTGTAGTGACGATTTTGATTGTGTTCTGCTATGAACATCAGGATCAAACGCAAGACCTAACCCTTGTTTCAAGCGAGCCCTCAACAGGTGTGATACCACAGGATCAGTTAAGCCCGATAAAAGATGCTGTACCACAAACCGATCATCCAAATATAGCAAATGCTAAAGCTTCAATCCGAAAGATGCTGTTTTGGTTGAGTCTTGGCTTTTATCTGTATGTGGCTATTGTCACCTTAAATTTAACCGCAGGCTTTTATCTGCAAGATCATTTTCAAATAAGCATCCAAGACAGTGCAATGTATTTTTCACAATGTTCACTGATCGTCGGAATCAGTATGGTGTGTATGCAAGTGTTGATTGCGCGTTATTTAACATGGTCGCTGTATCGATTATTGGGTGTCGGAATTTTAGCGATGGCAATGGGGCTGATCATTAGTATCAGCACGGATCAGTTGCGGATTTTCCAATCCTGTTATCTGTTCTATGGCATCGCCGTGGCGTGTTTGATGCCGGCCTTTAGCACAGGGGCAGCAGCGCAAGCCCCACAACATATGCAAACTCAAGTCGCCAGTTGGTGTACCGCCACCCAAGCCTTGAGTTTCGTCATCGGTCCACTGATCAGTACAGGGTTGTACCAATGGCATAGCACATTACCTTATGGCTTACTCATCATCGGCTTAATCGCATTAACAGCGTATGCCTGGCGTGAAAAATATCTAGCTACTCAGCGCAATATCCACCCACACAGTTTGAATGAAACCTCAGTTGATCATCATGCTGTACACGAAAACTCACGCTGA
- a CDS encoding TonB-dependent receptor, with amino-acid sequence MQLSLLSLAISTQLYAREPQPENDISSTSTATASNNKATQLSAIVTTATRSAKSIADIAGTVYRIDREEIEKQANAGKSTSDILGLLVPSLTAGSGTTSNYGMTMRGRVVQYMIDGVPQTGYRDGSRQLNSISPAMIERIEVVSGASSIYGSGATGGIINIITKQGGEDPLNFETKLGITSGSNVKSDAMAYEASQTLSFNQGALKGSLGASYAKRGEFQDSHGDRVGPEVAQTDRQDTDTLDVNGRVKWSISDTQSLSVGTQYFNDEQDSDYGPDYGSNLAVLFGAKPSQNAILGLQLKDQPKTERYSVNTQYENSDLLGHSLNAEAYYRNELARYYPSVSGLAHSALPQSTYLVYQSETDIDVWGARLALQKDVDLNGRKLGLTYGVDYENETDQASIRQYDLNTFMQSNGLNYSPQKRYSFGPDVETDKLGFFVQSQFDLSDRIGLQAGIRHERVQSEVSQSTPYSEQIVADGVAGYDPKPLNGGKIKHDATLFNIGGVYHLSDAQQLFANFSQGSNLPDVQRMLRDVPAGFAVNSQSIDPIKVNSYELGWRTQSDRGLNAGLTAFYNDSDKSLKFGRPNFTIDVVDTDERVYGVEGNASYQLSKDWTVGGTLAYTRGQFKNSLNKWQELDAIRVAPLKGTAYSEWQFDDNKSLRVQALAIAGTDKAAKDAQAFNSSVVAAQRQVVPAEIKGFVTMDVIANAKVGPGTLGLGIYNAWNTDYKSVYSQSVETVYGPISSLSAQGRTYGLSYSFKY; translated from the coding sequence ATGCAACTCAGTCTATTGAGTTTGGCCATTTCAACGCAACTGTATGCACGAGAGCCACAGCCTGAAAATGACATATCATCAACTTCTACTGCGACAGCCTCAAATAATAAGGCCACTCAGTTATCTGCGATTGTGACCACAGCCACCCGTTCTGCCAAAAGCATTGCTGATATTGCAGGGACGGTGTATCGCATTGATCGTGAAGAGATTGAAAAGCAAGCCAATGCTGGAAAAAGCACCTCAGATATTTTAGGTTTACTTGTGCCATCTTTAACCGCAGGCAGTGGTACAACCTCCAATTATGGCATGACCATGCGTGGGCGGGTGGTGCAATACATGATTGATGGCGTACCGCAAACCGGTTATCGCGATGGTTCACGTCAGTTGAACAGTATCAGTCCTGCCATGATCGAGCGGATTGAGGTGGTATCCGGTGCAAGCAGTATCTACGGTTCAGGCGCAACCGGCGGGATTATCAATATCATCACCAAACAAGGCGGTGAAGACCCGCTGAATTTTGAAACCAAGCTCGGTATTACCTCAGGCAGCAACGTCAAATCTGATGCAATGGCCTATGAAGCCTCGCAAACCCTATCCTTTAATCAAGGTGCGCTGAAAGGCAGTTTAGGTGCAAGTTATGCCAAACGCGGGGAATTTCAAGACAGTCATGGTGATCGAGTCGGTCCTGAAGTCGCACAAACTGATCGTCAAGACACTGATACATTGGATGTCAATGGTCGTGTCAAATGGTCAATCAGTGATACTCAAAGTCTAAGTGTGGGCACACAGTATTTTAATGATGAACAAGACAGTGATTATGGGCCAGATTATGGAAGCAATTTGGCGGTTTTGTTCGGTGCCAAACCTTCGCAAAACGCCATTCTAGGCTTACAGCTGAAGGATCAACCGAAAACTGAACGCTATAGCGTGAACACCCAATATGAAAATAGTGACCTCTTGGGACACAGCTTAAATGCTGAGGCTTATTATCGTAATGAGTTGGCACGTTATTATCCCTCAGTCAGCGGTTTAGCGCATAGTGCATTGCCACAATCAACCTATTTGGTCTATCAATCCGAAACCGATATTGATGTATGGGGTGCACGACTGGCTTTGCAAAAAGACGTTGATTTAAATGGTCGAAAACTCGGTCTGACTTATGGGGTGGATTATGAAAATGAAACCGATCAAGCCAGCATTCGTCAATACGATTTAAACACCTTTATGCAAAGTAATGGCTTAAATTACAGTCCACAAAAACGTTATTCATTTGGACCGGATGTAGAAACCGACAAATTGGGTTTCTTTGTACAGAGTCAATTCGATTTGAGTGATCGTATTGGGCTACAAGCCGGGATTCGCCATGAACGTGTGCAAAGTGAGGTCAGTCAGTCGACCCCATACTCTGAGCAAATTGTCGCAGATGGCGTTGCTGGCTATGATCCAAAACCATTAAATGGCGGTAAAATCAAACATGATGCGACATTATTTAATATCGGTGGGGTCTATCACCTAAGCGATGCGCAACAGCTGTTCGCCAATTTTTCACAAGGCTCTAACTTGCCGGATGTACAGCGCATGTTACGTGATGTGCCTGCAGGTTTTGCGGTGAACAGTCAGTCGATTGATCCGATTAAAGTCAACAGTTATGAATTGGGTTGGCGTACCCAGTCCGATCGTGGTCTGAATGCAGGATTAACGGCTTTCTACAATGACTCAGATAAAAGCCTGAAATTTGGTCGTCCTAATTTCACCATTGATGTGGTCGACACCGATGAACGGGTTTATGGGGTCGAGGGCAATGCATCCTATCAACTCAGTAAAGATTGGACGGTCGGGGGAACGCTGGCCTATACCCGAGGACAATTTAAAAATAGCTTAAATAAATGGCAAGAATTGGATGCGATTCGGGTCGCGCCTTTAAAAGGGACGGCCTATTCAGAGTGGCAATTTGATGACAATAAAAGCCTAAGAGTCCAAGCCTTAGCGATTGCAGGGACGGACAAAGCCGCCAAAGATGCACAAGCGTTTAACAGTAGCGTTGTCGCTGCACAAAGACAGGTCGTGCCTGCTGAAATTAAAGGTTTTGTGACCATGGATGTAATTGCCAATGCCAAAGTCGGACCGGGAACGCTGGGGCTAGGGATTTATAATGCATGGAATACCGATTATAAGTCCGTCTATAGTCAGTCGGTTGAAACGGTCTATGGCCCGATTTCCAGTCTATCTGCGCAAGGTCGAACCTATGGTTTGAGCTATAGCTTCAAATACTAA
- a CDS encoding MFS transporter, with protein MSNLNPSSVTSSTAPLKTVTTLGLSVVVVLYLAHALPLYFYNVALPAILRSQGVDLRWIGMLSLLYIPWAFKFFWAPLIDRFYIKALGKRKTWLLLTQMALVFGVLVLAWTQFDYGLTEFVVVGLWISSFAATQDIAIDGYTVEAFNESEYRLGSMAQSMGVALGSMIGGAVTLWLYQYYGWKVALTSLAVMTALTMLAVFKIQEKPISDQTTHERPSLIRAFKRKDMLWALLLIVVYRVVEAPAMAMLNPMLIDLKWSLSQIGILMSVVGAGVGLVAAVSAAYLLKKVQATRLLLWAGWCRTALYALLGAAILLGWLTQWHLLLGLFVVALLAIRYIAMTSLYAYFMQTSSKKQAGTDFTILVCFELLVYFIGGASSGFLAKSLGYGNFYVVLTIASLLSVILSQLIISQIQKNVSVQHPSLNP; from the coding sequence ATGTCCAACTTAAATCCTTCATCCGTGACATCGTCAACGGCGCCGCTCAAAACCGTCACCACATTAGGTCTCAGCGTGGTGGTGGTGCTGTACTTGGCACATGCTCTACCGCTGTATTTTTATAATGTGGCTTTACCTGCCATTCTCCGCTCTCAAGGGGTCGATTTGCGTTGGATTGGCATGTTGTCTTTGTTGTATATCCCGTGGGCATTTAAGTTCTTTTGGGCGCCGTTGATTGATCGTTTTTATATCAAAGCCCTCGGTAAACGCAAAACTTGGTTATTGCTGACACAAATGGCTTTGGTCTTCGGTGTTTTGGTTTTAGCGTGGACGCAGTTTGATTATGGCTTGACCGAATTTGTCGTCGTAGGGTTATGGATTTCCAGTTTTGCAGCAACCCAAGACATTGCCATCGATGGCTATACGGTTGAGGCATTCAATGAATCTGAATATCGACTCGGCAGTATGGCACAAAGTATGGGCGTGGCACTCGGTAGTATGATCGGGGGCGCGGTCACGCTATGGCTGTACCAATATTATGGTTGGAAAGTGGCACTGACCAGTTTGGCAGTGATGACTGCTTTAACCATGCTCGCGGTTTTTAAAATTCAAGAAAAGCCGATATCAGATCAAACCACACATGAACGTCCGAGCTTAATTCGTGCCTTTAAACGTAAAGACATGCTGTGGGCATTATTGTTGATCGTGGTCTATCGTGTGGTTGAAGCACCGGCTATGGCGATGCTTAATCCCATGCTCATCGATCTAAAATGGTCCTTATCACAAATCGGCATCTTAATGTCAGTGGTCGGGGCAGGAGTGGGCTTGGTGGCAGCGGTCAGCGCTGCATATTTACTCAAAAAAGTCCAAGCCACGCGATTGCTGTTATGGGCAGGTTGGTGTCGAACAGCCTTGTATGCATTATTAGGCGCTGCGATTTTATTGGGTTGGCTTACGCAATGGCATTTGCTGTTAGGGCTGTTTGTGGTGGCTTTATTGGCGATTCGCTATATCGCCATGACCTCCCTTTATGCTTACTTCATGCAGACCAGTTCCAAAAAACAGGCGGGAACAGATTTCACCATTTTGGTGTGTTTTGAGCTGTTGGTGTATTTCATTGGCGGTGCCAGTTCAGGCTTTCTCGCCAAGTCACTCGGTTATGGCAACTTTTATGTGGTGCTCACCATTGCATCCCTACTCAGTGTGATTTTGAGTCAACTGATTATCTCCCAAATCCAAAAAAATGTCTCAGTGCAGCATCCATCCCTCAATCCCTAA
- a CDS encoding GNAT family N-acetyltransferase, whose translation MTTLSQQLPDFYPYHENETQYYLRQVQYPQDIPLLHQWMNEPHVIKQWQLNKSELELTVYYDKMLADDHQRLLIVGVNGQDVGYTEIYEGKRDRIGRYYKGDDLDLGWHLLFGEKSVFGKGYLRPVMRLLSFYIFEHAASAKIVGEPDHTVKPYAKVVEELCYEPQGLIPMPEKTAMLYYCYREAFYQKFADYLAQSNAYAQTLASQQGIKGATIEALA comes from the coding sequence ATGACGACTTTATCTCAGCAACTCCCTGATTTTTATCCATACCATGAGAATGAGACGCAATATTATTTACGTCAGGTGCAATATCCGCAAGATATTCCACTTTTACACCAGTGGATGAATGAACCGCACGTGATAAAGCAGTGGCAATTGAATAAATCTGAACTGGAACTAACGGTCTATTACGACAAGATGTTGGCGGATGATCATCAACGCTTATTGATTGTGGGTGTAAATGGTCAAGATGTAGGTTATACCGAAATTTATGAAGGCAAGCGTGATCGAATTGGGCGTTATTACAAAGGCGATGATTTAGATCTCGGTTGGCATTTATTGTTCGGTGAAAAATCAGTATTTGGCAAAGGTTATTTAAGACCTGTGATGCGTCTATTGAGTTTTTACATTTTTGAACATGCCGCTTCAGCAAAAATCGTGGGCGAGCCTGATCATACCGTTAAGCCCTATGCCAAAGTGGTTGAGGAGCTGTGTTATGAGCCACAAGGGCTGATTCCGATGCCGGAAAAAACTGCCATGTTGTATTACTGCTACCGTGAAGCTTTTTACCAAAAATTTGCTGACTACCTCGCTCAATCCAATGCCTATGCCCAAACATTAGCATCACAGCAAGGCATAAAAGGAGCAACTATTGAGGCGCTAGCATGA
- a CDS encoding lysine N(6)-hydroxylase/L-ornithine N(5)-oxygenase family protein: MLDFIAIGLGPFNLSLASLLHAKTSLNYLFFEQKAQFDWHAGMQLPNTVLQVPFMADLVSMVDPTSPFGFLNYLKQQQRLYKFYFLEQAHIPRREYNHYCQWVADQLDSIQYLSTVIAVIPKELGFEVTVEQAGILNRYRCRNLVLGSGNVANLPECLEQVQQQYPERCMHSAAYLNVVEKSDQMLKGNVVVLGSGQSAAEVFQDLFDRQFQHDQMQLPQFNLHWLTRSQGFFPMEYSPLGLEHFSPDYAQHFYRLDASCKQAQLQQQGLLYKGISGKNITAIYEKLYNRSIANTPPATHLHSQSQLVNAIPQLDTRIRLVFEHKLTQQQFYLDADVVVAATGYRTPKFEFLKPLEQWIEQDHQGHWKISQDYRVTYSGYGEIYVQNQEMHSHGVVTPDLGMGAYRAAIIANQLAGFELYEISGQSQCFQHFEPDHNPHVQMIAALDSQKHQHDQSSQPSPHDRTDQNSQPYQPSQHEREKQGKHALASDAKKICMLRDASETQFLKNHSSTVRYEKSI; the protein is encoded by the coding sequence ATGCTTGATTTTATTGCGATTGGACTTGGCCCATTTAATTTAAGTTTGGCCAGTCTGCTACACGCCAAAACGTCTCTAAATTATTTATTTTTTGAGCAGAAAGCACAATTTGATTGGCATGCGGGTATGCAACTTCCCAATACCGTGTTGCAAGTGCCCTTTATGGCAGATTTGGTTTCGATGGTTGATCCGACCAGTCCCTTTGGTTTTTTAAACTATTTAAAACAGCAACAACGCCTGTACAAGTTTTATTTTTTAGAACAAGCGCATATTCCACGCCGTGAATATAACCATTATTGCCAATGGGTGGCAGATCAGTTGGATTCGATTCAATACTTATCCACTGTGATTGCGGTCATTCCCAAAGAGCTTGGTTTTGAAGTCACGGTTGAACAAGCTGGTATTTTAAACCGCTATCGTTGCCGAAATTTGGTTTTAGGTTCAGGCAATGTGGCAAATTTACCTGAATGCTTAGAACAGGTGCAGCAGCAGTATCCCGAGCGCTGTATGCATTCCGCAGCATACTTAAATGTAGTCGAAAAATCAGATCAAATGCTCAAGGGCAATGTGGTGGTCTTGGGCTCAGGGCAATCGGCCGCAGAAGTATTCCAAGATTTATTTGATCGTCAATTTCAGCATGATCAAATGCAGTTGCCACAGTTTAACTTGCATTGGTTGACACGGTCGCAGGGTTTTTTCCCAATGGAATATAGCCCTCTAGGACTCGAACATTTTAGTCCAGATTATGCACAGCATTTTTATCGCTTGGATGCATCGTGCAAGCAGGCTCAATTGCAACAGCAGGGACTGCTCTATAAAGGGATTAGTGGCAAAAATATCACTGCCATTTATGAAAAATTATACAACCGCAGTATTGCCAATACACCGCCTGCAACGCATTTACACAGTCAATCTCAATTGGTTAATGCAATTCCGCAATTGGATACCCGTATTCGCTTGGTGTTTGAGCATAAGCTCACTCAACAACAGTTTTATCTGGATGCTGACGTCGTGGTGGCTGCAACCGGATACCGGACTCCGAAATTTGAATTTTTAAAACCGCTAGAACAGTGGATCGAACAAGACCATCAAGGGCATTGGAAAATCAGTCAGGATTACCGAGTAACTTATAGTGGCTATGGCGAAATTTATGTTCAAAATCAAGAGATGCACAGTCATGGTGTGGTGACACCCGACTTAGGCATGGGGGCTTATCGAGCTGCGATCATAGCCAATCAACTGGCAGGATTTGAACTCTATGAAATATCAGGTCAATCGCAATGTTTTCAGCATTTCGAACCTGATCATAATCCGCATGTACAGATGATTGCCGCGCTGGATTCACAAAAACATCAACACGATCAATCTTCGCAACCATCGCCACACGATCGAACCGATCAAAATTCTCAACCCTATCAACCCTCGCAACACGAGCGAGAAAAACAGGGCAAGCACGCACTGGCATCGGATGCAAAAAAGATCTGCATGTTGCGTGACGCATCTGAAACCCAATTCTTAAAAAATCACAGTTCGACTGTGCGCTATGAGAAAAGCATATGA
- a CDS encoding IucA/IucC family protein: MKELANRLAMQHLVNAYAQETGQATLLEKYQQNSTQISFSQGLTLLSISLDHLKGQVLVPLSYVSLVGRHRIAALPNIWIKGHLHSFSSVTLASLLLEELLQNTVRTLDSASLLERWIQSREALAHFLNERKHDFNQMRGVEQNFIETEQSLICGHSMHPAPKSRTGFIHDDWKKYSPETKAKVQLNFWLVSSEYVAEDSALMQSECIASDTPSNHSSKSSQQTTYLEISEQLKTELQQVLSEGELKLFAQYPNYKLVPLHPWQARYLQSQTWFKALKQQDHLIDLGELGWQLSPTTSVRTLASFDAPWQFKPSLSVMVTNSVRVNLEKEGHRGVMTYKLWHSPLGQQILQQCPSLKALNDPAWMSLKIDGQLINESLCIFREQPFHSTQQITCIASLCEDHLTQPINRFNALFQHIEKDQGIQQASKGQKSEIALSWFQRFLEISLDPMMCLYHRYGMAFESHQQNVLVELEHGMPKHLWLRDNQGFYYIEELAHDILVAFPELSDKAHAVGTQAFVDERFSYYFFGNTLFGIINAIGVTGYITEQRLIHALQEKLKSLLLEYPESTLLHGLLYKDTLPYKGNLLTRLYELDELTAPVSEQSVYIQLANPLQIQHQDVAYA, from the coding sequence ATGAAAGAGCTTGCCAATCGACTGGCGATGCAACATCTAGTCAATGCATATGCTCAAGAAACGGGTCAAGCCACGTTACTTGAAAAATATCAACAAAACTCGACTCAAATTTCGTTTAGCCAAGGCTTGACGTTGTTATCGATTTCACTTGACCACTTAAAAGGTCAAGTTTTAGTTCCACTTTCTTATGTGAGTTTGGTGGGCAGACATCGCATTGCGGCTCTGCCAAATATATGGATTAAAGGTCATTTACATTCATTTAGTTCAGTAACCCTCGCAAGTTTATTGTTGGAAGAACTGCTACAAAACACAGTGAGAACCCTAGACTCAGCCTCTCTATTAGAGCGTTGGATTCAAAGTCGTGAGGCACTTGCACACTTTTTAAATGAGCGAAAACATGATTTTAATCAGATGAGAGGTGTTGAGCAAAATTTTATTGAAACTGAACAATCCTTAATCTGTGGTCACAGTATGCATCCTGCGCCAAAAAGTCGGACTGGTTTCATACACGATGATTGGAAAAAATATTCACCTGAAACAAAAGCTAAAGTCCAATTAAATTTTTGGTTGGTTTCATCTGAATATGTGGCTGAAGATTCTGCCTTAATGCAATCTGAATGCATCGCATCAGATACACCATCCAATCATTCTTCAAAATCTTCTCAACAAACAACATATCTTGAAATTTCAGAGCAACTAAAAACCGAGCTTCAACAAGTCCTGTCTGAAGGTGAGTTGAAATTATTCGCACAATATCCGAATTATAAACTTGTCCCGCTTCATCCTTGGCAAGCACGTTATTTACAATCTCAGACTTGGTTTAAAGCACTGAAACAACAGGATCATTTAATTGATTTAGGTGAGCTGGGGTGGCAGTTGTCCCCAACAACCTCTGTTCGCACCTTAGCGAGTTTTGATGCGCCGTGGCAATTCAAACCGTCATTGTCAGTTATGGTGACCAACTCAGTCCGCGTTAATTTAGAAAAAGAAGGTCATCGTGGTGTGATGACGTATAAGCTGTGGCATAGCCCTTTGGGTCAACAGATTTTACAGCAATGTCCAAGCTTGAAAGCACTTAATGATCCGGCTTGGATGTCATTAAAAATAGACGGACAATTGATCAATGAAAGCCTATGCATTTTTAGAGAACAACCTTTTCATTCGACCCAACAAATCACCTGTATTGCTTCCTTATGTGAAGATCATTTAACCCAACCGATCAATCGTTTTAATGCGCTGTTTCAGCATATTGAAAAAGATCAAGGTATTCAGCAGGCTTCAAAAGGGCAGAAATCCGAGATTGCCTTGTCGTGGTTTCAGCGATTTTTAGAGATCAGTCTCGATCCGATGATGTGTCTCTATCATCGCTATGGCATGGCGTTTGAATCGCATCAACAAAATGTGCTGGTGGAACTGGAACACGGTATGCCAAAACACCTGTGGCTACGTGACAATCAAGGGTTTTATTATATTGAAGAATTGGCACACGACATTTTAGTGGCATTCCCCGAATTAAGCGATAAAGCGCATGCGGTGGGAACACAAGCCTTTGTCGATGAGCGTTTTAGTTATTATTTCTTTGGCAATACTTTATTTGGCATCATCAATGCGATTGGCGTTACAGGCTATATAACTGAACAGCGCTTAATTCATGCCTTACAAGAAAAACTTAAATCACTGTTGCTGGAATATCCTGAAAGCACACTATTACACGGGTTACTGTATAAGGACACCTTGCCCTATAAAGGCAATTTATTGACCCGTCTGTATGAATTGGATGAACTGACTGCACCGGTGTCAGAGCAGTCGGTCTATATTCAATTGGCTAATCCATTACAGATACAACACCAGGATGTGGCCTATGCTTGA
- the ybaK gene encoding Cys-tRNA(Pro) deacylase, with translation MTPACKVLKSNKIEYSIHEYEHDANAKSFGLEAAEKLNLKLEEVFKTLMVTDDKNYFVAVLPVNHQLNLKKVAAAFGCKKLQMADPKIAERLSGYLVGGISPVGQKKRLKTVIDASAESLSKMYVSGGKRGLDIGLKPQDLAQVLSAQFVDVLD, from the coding sequence ATGACTCCAGCATGTAAAGTTTTGAAAAGTAATAAAATTGAATATTCCATTCACGAATATGAGCATGATGCCAATGCCAAAAGTTTTGGATTAGAAGCGGCTGAAAAACTGAATCTGAAACTTGAAGAAGTGTTTAAGACATTAATGGTCACAGATGACAAAAATTACTTCGTGGCTGTACTACCGGTCAATCACCAGTTGAATCTGAAAAAAGTAGCAGCAGCATTTGGCTGTAAAAAACTGCAGATGGCAGATCCAAAAATCGCAGAACGTTTGTCTGGTTATTTGGTGGGGGGGATCAGTCCAGTGGGGCAAAAAAAACGCCTGAAAACGGTGATTGATGCAAGTGCAGAATCTTTGAGCAAAATGTATGTCAGTGGCGGTAAACGCGGTTTGGATATTGGTCTAAAACCTCAAGATTTGGCACAGGTGCTGTCTGCTCAATTTGTAGATGTATTGGATTAA
- a CDS encoding CDP-alcohol phosphatidyltransferase family protein, which yields MPSIYQLKPAFQNLLRPWVQRLFSLGITANMVTLFAMLISLAVAGFIYFYYQHHAPSLWLLIFPIWMLIRMAFNAVDGMLAREFGQQSHLGAYYNELCDVISDTALYSCLMCFGFIQPQLLLAVAFLANLSEYAGAMAPLIGQARRYDGPMGKSDRAFCFSVVVIIIMIFPYFSANETMLSDIINTIFAIISLLLCSTLYNRIKNSLADAHNLIK from the coding sequence ATGCCATCCATTTATCAATTGAAACCTGCCTTTCAAAATCTACTCCGCCCATGGGTCCAAAGACTGTTTAGCCTCGGCATCACCGCCAATATGGTGACACTGTTTGCCATGTTAATTTCTTTGGCTGTGGCGGGCTTTATTTATTTTTATTATCAACATCATGCACCTTCACTGTGGTTGTTGATCTTCCCGATATGGATGTTAATCAGAATGGCATTCAATGCGGTTGATGGTATGTTGGCACGTGAGTTCGGTCAGCAATCGCATTTAGGGGCTTATTACAATGAGCTATGTGATGTGATTTCGGATACGGCGCTTTATAGCTGCCTCATGTGTTTTGGTTTTATTCAGCCACAGTTACTTTTAGCAGTGGCTTTTTTGGCCAATTTGTCTGAATATGCTGGTGCCATGGCACCTCTAATTGGTCAAGCACGTCGTTATGACGGTCCGATGGGCAAAAGTGACCGTGCGTTTTGCTTTAGTGTGGTGGTGATCATAATCATGATCTTCCCCTATTTCTCAGCCAATGAAACGATGCTTAGCGATATCATCAATACGATCTTTGCCATCATTAGCTTACTATTGTGTTCTACCCTGTATAATCGAATTAAAAATAGCTTGGCTGACGCGCATAACTTGATTAAATGA